One Brassica oleracea var. oleracea cultivar TO1000 chromosome C7, BOL, whole genome shotgun sequence genomic window carries:
- the LOC106304810 gene encoding uncharacterized protein LOC106304810 isoform X1, which produces MLSFRIPSMGTQPAAFAAKITDTTKTVAQLKSAATPTPHSTVTCGYQAHVAGFFRNVTVLWSKNLMNHSLTVMVSSLDNDMNYCCKIDLVKPWQFWSKRGSKSFDVEGNFVEVFWDLRSAKLSGNGSPEPVSDYYVAIVSDEEVILLLGDLKHKAYKRTKSRPALVEGFIYFKKESIFGKKTFSTRARFDEQRKEHEVVVESSNDEKDQEMWISVDGIVLVHVKNLQWKFRGNVMVLVDRTPVMVYYDVHDWLFGSSESTASSGLFLFKPVPVGAMMVDEYFSDAEDGDSGGGSSPLSRYNSASSGYGQLHEFCLFLYAWKLE; this is translated from the coding sequence ATGTTATCGTTTCGTATCCCATCTATGGGAACCCAGCCGGCCGCATTCGCAGCTAAAATAACAGACACCACAAAGACCGTGGCACAACTAAAGTCCGCTGCGACCCCCACGCCTCACAGCACAGTCACGTGCGGCTACCAAGCTCACGTGGCGGGCTTCTTCCGTAACGTCACCGTTTTATGGTCCAAGAATCTCATGAACCATTCCCTCACCGTCATGGTCTCGAGCCTAGACAACGACATGAACTACTGCTGCAAGATCGATCTCGTCAAGCCGTGGCAGTTCTGGAGCAAAAGAGGATCAAAATCATTCGACGTGGAAGGAAACTTTGTGGAGGTCTTTTGGGATCTAAGGTCGGCGAAGTTGTCAGGAAACGGTAGCCCCGAGCCGGTCTCAGACTATTACGTGGCAATAGTCTCCGATGAAGAGGTTATTTTGTTGTTGGGAGACTTAAAACATAAAGCTTACAAAAGGACGAAGTCAAGACCCGCGCTGGTCGAGGGGTTTATATATTTCAAGAAAGAGAGCATTTTCGGGAAGAAAACGTTTTCGACAAGAGCGAGATTCGACGAGCAGAGAAAGGAACATGAAGTGGTGGTGGAGAGCTCGAACGATGAGAAAGATCAAGAGATGTGGATAAGCGTGGATGGGATCGTGTTGGTGCACGTGAAGAATCTGCAGTGGAAGTTTAGAGGAAATGTGATGGTGTTGGTGGATAGAACTCCGGTGATGGTGTACTACGATGTGCATGATTGGTTGTTTGGGAGTTCGGAATCGACGGCGAGCTCGGGGCTGTTTTTGTTTAAGCCGGTGCCGGTTGGAGCGATGATGGTAGATGAGTACTTTAGCGATGCGGAGGATGGGGATAGTGGAGGAGGGAGTAGTCCTTTGAGTCGGTACAATTCGGCATCTAGTGGTTATGGGCAATTGCATGAGTTCTGTTTGTTTCTTTATGCTTGGAAACTTGAGTAA
- the LOC106304810 gene encoding uncharacterized protein LOC106304810 isoform X2 yields the protein MPAAFAAKITDTTKTVAQLKSAATPTPHSTVTCGYQAHVAGFFRNVTVLWSKNLMNHSLTVMVSSLDNDMNYCCKIDLVKPWQFWSKRGSKSFDVEGNFVEVFWDLRSAKLSGNGSPEPVSDYYVAIVSDEEVILLLGDLKHKAYKRTKSRPALVEGFIYFKKESIFGKKTFSTRARFDEQRKEHEVVVESSNDEKDQEMWISVDGIVLVHVKNLQWKFRGNVMVLVDRTPVMVYYDVHDWLFGSSESTASSGLFLFKPVPVGAMMVDEYFSDAEDGDSGGGSSPLSRYNSASSGYGQLHEFCLFLYAWKLE from the exons ATG CCGGCCGCATTCGCAGCTAAAATAACAGACACCACAAAGACCGTGGCACAACTAAAGTCCGCTGCGACCCCCACGCCTCACAGCACAGTCACGTGCGGCTACCAAGCTCACGTGGCGGGCTTCTTCCGTAACGTCACCGTTTTATGGTCCAAGAATCTCATGAACCATTCCCTCACCGTCATGGTCTCGAGCCTAGACAACGACATGAACTACTGCTGCAAGATCGATCTCGTCAAGCCGTGGCAGTTCTGGAGCAAAAGAGGATCAAAATCATTCGACGTGGAAGGAAACTTTGTGGAGGTCTTTTGGGATCTAAGGTCGGCGAAGTTGTCAGGAAACGGTAGCCCCGAGCCGGTCTCAGACTATTACGTGGCAATAGTCTCCGATGAAGAGGTTATTTTGTTGTTGGGAGACTTAAAACATAAAGCTTACAAAAGGACGAAGTCAAGACCCGCGCTGGTCGAGGGGTTTATATATTTCAAGAAAGAGAGCATTTTCGGGAAGAAAACGTTTTCGACAAGAGCGAGATTCGACGAGCAGAGAAAGGAACATGAAGTGGTGGTGGAGAGCTCGAACGATGAGAAAGATCAAGAGATGTGGATAAGCGTGGATGGGATCGTGTTGGTGCACGTGAAGAATCTGCAGTGGAAGTTTAGAGGAAATGTGATGGTGTTGGTGGATAGAACTCCGGTGATGGTGTACTACGATGTGCATGATTGGTTGTTTGGGAGTTCGGAATCGACGGCGAGCTCGGGGCTGTTTTTGTTTAAGCCGGTGCCGGTTGGAGCGATGATGGTAGATGAGTACTTTAGCGATGCGGAGGATGGGGATAGTGGAGGAGGGAGTAGTCCTTTGAGTCGGTACAATTCGGCATCTAGTGGTTATGGGCAATTGCATGAGTTCTGTTTGTTTCTTTATGCTTGGAAACTTGAGTAA
- the LOC106306078 gene encoding small proline-rich protein 2H isoform X2, whose amino-acid sequence MKQKILFRVTMTDDKTRAKAMTKAVQFKGVSAVEIKGDHRNQIEVTGTEVDMICLTKMLRKKVAFAELVSVSKVEPPKKPEEEKKPAPCKPCPPPPCKPCPPPPCNPCPPPPCKPCPPPPCNPCPPPPCYPSPQGYGVPSAFPYPCNPYSYIGEPVYNHEPSCTIL is encoded by the exons ATGAAG CAAAAGATCCTGTTTAGAGTGACTATGACTGATGACAAGACCCGAGCAAAAGCTATGACAAAAGCAGTTCAGTTTAAAG GTGTCTCAGCCGTGGAGATAAAAGGCGATCACAGGAACCAGATAGAGGTAACAGGTACTGAAGTTGATATGATCTGCCTCACCAAAATGCTCAGGAAAAAGGTAGCCTTTGCAGAGCTTGTAAGCGTCAGCAAAGTCGAACCTCCAAAGAAGCCAGAAGAGGAGAAGAAGCCCGCGCCATGTAAACCATGTCCTCCGCCGCCATGTAAACCATGTCCTCCGCCGCCATGCAATCCATGTCCTCCGCCGCCATGCAAACCATGTCCTCCGCCGCCATGTAATCCATGTCCTCCTCCTCCCTGTTATCCATCTCCTCAAGGATACGGCGTGCCTTCCGCCTTTCCGTACCCGTGCAACCCCTACAGTTACATAGGGGAACCAGTTTACAATCACGAACCCAGTTGCACAATCCTGTGA
- the LOC106306078 gene encoding formin-B isoform X1, whose product MKQKILFRVTMTDDKTRAKAMTKAVQFKGKKTFSQNKLTTQMLDLTLWFIGVSAVEIKGDHRNQIEVTGTEVDMICLTKMLRKKVAFAELVSVSKVEPPKKPEEEKKPAPCKPCPPPPCKPCPPPPCNPCPPPPCKPCPPPPCNPCPPPPCYPSPQGYGVPSAFPYPCNPYSYIGEPVYNHEPSCTIL is encoded by the exons ATGAAG CAAAAGATCCTGTTTAGAGTGACTATGACTGATGACAAGACCCGAGCAAAAGCTATGACAAAAGCAGTTCAGTTTAAAGGTAAGAAGACCTTCTCACAAAACAAACTAACCACACAGATGTTGGATCTAACGCTATGGTTTATAGGTGTCTCAGCCGTGGAGATAAAAGGCGATCACAGGAACCAGATAGAGGTAACAGGTACTGAAGTTGATATGATCTGCCTCACCAAAATGCTCAGGAAAAAGGTAGCCTTTGCAGAGCTTGTAAGCGTCAGCAAAGTCGAACCTCCAAAGAAGCCAGAAGAGGAGAAGAAGCCCGCGCCATGTAAACCATGTCCTCCGCCGCCATGTAAACCATGTCCTCCGCCGCCATGCAATCCATGTCCTCCGCCGCCATGCAAACCATGTCCTCCGCCGCCATGTAATCCATGTCCTCCTCCTCCCTGTTATCCATCTCCTCAAGGATACGGCGTGCCTTCCGCCTTTCCGTACCCGTGCAACCCCTACAGTTACATAGGGGAACCAGTTTACAATCACGAACCCAGTTGCACAATCCTGTGA
- the LOC106306075 gene encoding glucose-1-phosphate adenylyltransferase small subunit, chloroplastic gives MASIAATGVLKVPPAAASCEAVPTRPLSFSSSVSLSDEWRHRRESVVSRGRMRNPMIVSPKAVSDSQNSQTCLDPDASRSVLGIILGGGAGTRLYPLTKKRAKPAVPLGANYRLIDIPVSNCLNSNINKIYVLTQFNSASLNRHLSRAYATNMGGYKNEGFVEVLAAQQSPENPNWFQGTADAVRQYLWLFEEHNVLEYLILAGDHLYRMDYEKFIQAHRETDADITVAALPMDEERATAFGLMKIDEEGRIVEFAEKPKGEQLKAMKVDTTILGLDDKRAKEMPYIASMGIYVVSKDVMLELLRNKFPGANDFGSEVIPGATSLGLRVQAYLYDGYWEDIGTIEAFYNANLGITKKPVPDFSFYDRSAPIYTQPRYLPPSKMLDADVTDSVIGEGCVIKNCKIHHSVVGLRSCISEGAIIEDTLLMGADYYETASEKSLLAAKGSVPIGIGKNSHIKRAIIDKNARIGDNVKIINSDNVQEAARETEGYFIKSGIVTVIKDALIPTGTLI, from the exons ATGGCGTCTATAGCTGCAACTGGAGTTCTAAAGGTACCACCCGCTGCTGCTTCGTGCGAGGCGGTTCCCACGAGGCCTCTTTCTTTCTCCTCCTCTGTATCTTTATCCGACGAATGGCGTCATCGCCGCGAATCCGTTGTTTCTCGCGGCCGAATGAGGAATCCGATGATCGTGTCCCCCAAGGCCGTCTCCGATTCTCAGAATTCGCAGACCTGTCTCGATCCTGATGCGAGCAGG AGTGTGTTGGGGATCATCTTAGGAGGCGGCGCCGGAACGCGTCTCTACCCTCTCACCAAAAAGAGAGCCAAACCTGCCGTTCCCCTCGGCGCTAACTACAGGCTCATCGACATCCCCGTCAGCAACTGCCTCAACAGCAACATCAACAAGATCTACGTCCTCACCCAGTTCAACTCCGCTTCTCTTAACCGCCATCTCTCCCGTGCCTACGCCACTAACATGGGAGGTTACAAGAACGAAGGCTTCGTCGAAGTCCTCGCCGCTCAACAGAGTCCTGAGAACCCCAACTGGTTCCAG GGGACGGCTGATGCGGTGAGGCAGTACTTGTGGTTGTTCGAGGAGCATAATGTTCTTGAGTATCTGATTCTTGCTGGGGATCATTTGTATCGAATGGACTATGAGAAGTTTATTCAAGCGCATAGGGAGACTGATGCTGACATCACGGTGGCTGCGTTACCGATGGACGAGGAGCGAGCCACTGCTTTTGGGTTGATGAAGATTGATGAGGAAGGACGCATTGTTGAATTTGCCGAAAAGCCAAAGGGGGAGCAGCTTAAGGCCATGAAG GTTGATACAACGATTCTGGGTCTTGATGATAAGAGAGCCAAGGAGATGCCTTACATTGCGAGTATGGGTATTTATGTTGTTAGCAAAGATGTAATGCTTGAGCTACTACGGAACAAGTTCCCTGGAGCTAACGACTTTGGAAGCGAAGTCATTCCTGGTGCCACTTCCCTTGGACTAAGG GTGCAAGCTTACCTATATGATGGCTATTGGGAAGACATCGGTACTATAGAAGCATTCTACAACGCAAATCTCGGAATCACCAAAAAACCGGTTCCTGATTTTAG TTTCTATGATCGTTCTGCTCCAATCTACACACAGCCACGTTACCTACCACCGTCTAAGATGCTCGATGCTGATGTCACAGATAGTGTCATCGGAGAGGGCTGCGTTATCAAG AACTGCAAAATACATCACTCTGTGGTTGGACTCCGTTCCTGCATATCAGAAGGTGCTATCATTGAAGATACGTTACTAATGGGAGCTGACTACTACGAG ACTGCTTCGGAGAAGAGCCTCCTAGCGGCGAAAGGGAGTGTACCCATAGGTATCGGGAAAAACTCGCACATCAAAAGAGCCATCATTGACAAAAACGCACGTATCGGTGACAACGTCAAG ATCATAAACAGTGACAATGTGCAAGAGGCAGCGAGAGAGACCGAAGGATATTTCATAAAGAGTGGTATTGTTACCGTTATCAAGGACGCCTTAATCCCAACCGGCACTCTCATCTAA
- the LOC106306077 gene encoding uncharacterized protein LOC106306077, producing the protein MRSKSFAVRSRPHRASRNTLDPYPSPAPLPGEANERVASGVSTKHCVSGDAERVPFDERDVPSKKRHCPGTSETTRGGGGGGSNLEACIVCDLSDEGVSRCSGAGCILWFHGECLNPDLGSGEDLAKTYCPYCWFRVLMMKDKSVREKTVGAESKDHSVDRTDVVRDQELGGKKDVCSSEKEQLQVEKDSDRSREEEMPLTEERGYQHQEDTEKFQDAEEDKDDEETTKDQTTGGAGGKGDVSGEEQDQSQQNEKPRRRRRQLTYSEISSDESTNERHGEGVTEQITSSAQVVTSTSGAMKNQQRKHSLITKVAESKAVRDMSSFKTDQRKRLFWTPEEEEMLKVGVEKFSAEAKKNMPWRKILEMGEDVFHETRTPADLKDKWRNRMGVRSAKKTN; encoded by the exons ATGAGATCCAAGTCGTTTGCCGTTAGGTCTCGGCCGCATAGAGCTTCCCGCAACACTCTCGATCCCTATCCATCCCCCGCTCCTCTTCCG GGTGAAGCTAATGAAAGAGTTGCCTCTGGAGTGAGCACCAAACACTGTGTTAGTGGTGATGCTGAAAGAGTTCCTTTTGATGAAAGAGATGTGCCATCCAAGAAGCGTCATTGTCCTGGGACAAGTGAGACCACTAGAGGAGGAGGAGGAGGAGGATCGAACTTGGAAGCTTGTATTGTATGTGACCTTTCAGACGAGGGGGTATCTCGTTGTTCTGGGGCTGGCTGTATTCTTTGGTTTCACGGGGAGTGTTTGAATCCTGATTTGGGTAGTGGTGAGGATCTTGCAAAGACCTACTGCCCTTATTGCTGGTTCAGAGTTCTAATGATGAAAGACAAATCAGTGAGGGAGAAGACCGTTGGGGCGGAAAGCAAAGATCATTCAGTGGATAGAACCGACGTTGTGAGGGATCAAGAGTTAGGAGGAAAGAAGGATGTCTGTTCATCTGAAAAGGAACAGTTGCAAGTGGAGAAAGATTCTGATCGATCAAGAGAAGAGGAGATGCCCTTAACTGAAGAAAGGGGTTATCAACACCAAGAGGATACAGAAAAGTTTCAAGATGCTGAGGAAGACAAGGATGATGAAGAAACAACAAAAGATCAAACTACAGGTGGTGCAGGGGGAAAGGGAGATGTTTCAGGGGAAGAGCAAGACCAGAGCCAACAGAATGAGAAGCCAAGAAGAAGAAGACGGCAGTTAACTTATAGTGAAATCTCATCGGATGAATCAACAAACGAACGACATGGAGAAGGTGTAACTGAGCAGATAACTTCATCGGCTCAAGTAGTAACCTCCACGTCAGGGGCGATGAAGAATCAACAGAGAAAACATAGCTTGATCACCAAAGTGGCCGAGTCAAAGGCAGTGAG GGACATGTCATCTTTCAAGACGGATCAGAGAAAGAGGCTATTTTGGACACCCGAAGAAGAAGAAATGCTCAAG GTGGGAGTGGAGAAGTTTTCAGCAGAAGCAAAGAAGAACATGCCATGGAGGAAAATTCTGGAAATGGGAGAGGATGTGTTCCACGAAACACGTACTCCTGCTGATCTCAAGGACAAATGGAGAAACAGGATGGGCGTAAGATCAGCGAAAAAGACAAACTAG